In Oligoflexus sp., a single window of DNA contains:
- a CDS encoding chemotaxis protein CheB yields MTRPRLIVIGGSAGAIPSVMEIMRGLPAHFPVPICVVIHFHPDARSVLPMLLESTSGIPAKHPQTQEFLMPRHIYVAPPDHHMVIHKNRILLHRGLHVNRCRPAIDPLFRSAAAAFGPAVIGVLLSGYLDDGTDGLLAIRKEGGRVIIQDPADTPFHDMPRHALQQVHPDFLLSHKDIAAALLTLSKDPAPAMTTDLKPSREVITRPETFSFCDMPQHESYAFSPYIIPEGQDKALHTALWSAVRALDEKIALTRRLMQRAEELNQTLAAHKYQKQIDSTEVHIQLIRQILDRCPPVQRKVGDLD; encoded by the coding sequence ATGACACGACCCAGACTTATCGTGATTGGCGGATCAGCGGGAGCCATCCCGTCTGTGATGGAGATCATGCGCGGATTACCCGCGCATTTTCCTGTGCCCATCTGTGTCGTCATTCATTTTCATCCCGACGCGCGTAGCGTATTGCCTATGCTCCTGGAGTCCACAAGCGGCATTCCAGCCAAACATCCCCAGACTCAGGAATTCCTGATGCCGCGGCACATCTATGTCGCGCCACCCGATCACCACATGGTCATCCATAAAAACCGCATCCTTTTGCATCGCGGGCTACATGTGAATCGCTGCCGGCCAGCCATAGATCCCCTCTTTCGCTCAGCCGCCGCAGCCTTCGGACCCGCGGTGATCGGCGTTCTGCTGTCGGGATATCTGGATGACGGCACTGATGGACTCCTCGCGATCCGAAAAGAAGGTGGTCGCGTCATCATCCAGGACCCCGCCGATACGCCCTTTCATGACATGCCGCGGCATGCTTTGCAGCAGGTGCATCCCGACTTTCTGCTCTCTCACAAGGACATCGCGGCTGCTCTTCTGACTCTGAGCAAGGATCCAGCCCCAGCTATGACGACGGATCTTAAGCCGAGTCGCGAGGTCATAACGAGGCCTGAAACTTTTTCGTTTTGCGACATGCCGCAGCACGAATCTTATGCCTTTTCGCCCTACATTATTCCTGAGGGACAGGATAAGGCTTTGCATACCGCTCTTTGGAGTGCCGTTCGCGCTTTGGATGAAAAAATTGCGCTCACCCGCCGCCTCATGCAGAGGGCCGAGGAGTTGAATCAGACTCTGGCCGCCCACAAATATCAAAAGCAGATCGACAGCACGGAAGTGCATATCCAACTCATTCGACAGATTCTGGATCGCTGTCCACCTGTGCAACGCAAGGTTGGCGATCTGGATTGA